Proteins found in one Pieris napi chromosome 11, ilPieNapi1.2, whole genome shotgun sequence genomic segment:
- the LOC125054000 gene encoding uncharacterized protein LOC125054000 has product MIIVYIDIILLVILLLLIVFTCCYYGYRVHRLRQTGQIALILKPTKVLFTHKKEGEADQLRTVVAYQNPLTGDYCVHKTRSPKGYVNNLEPVPDSPDSGVSDEYEPLNLVPTVEINSPGIHQVYTYFSDPKYIVIGL; this is encoded by the exons ATGATTATTGTGTATATAGACATCATTCTATTAGTTATTTTG TTGCTACTTATAGTATTCACATGTTGTTATTATGGGTACCGAGTCCACAGATTGAGGCAAACTGGCCAA ATTGCTCTAATATTGAAGCCTACAAAAGTTCTCTTCACACACAAGAAGGAAGGTGAAGCTGATCAACTcag AACTGTTGTCGCCTACCAGAACCCCCTAACTGGAGACTACTGCGTCCACAAGACGAGATCTCCGAAGGGATACGTCAACAATTTAGAGCCTGTACCAGACTCGCCAGATAGCGGGGTCTCTGATGAATATGAACCTCTTAATTTGGTACCGACCGTAGAGATCAACTCACCCGGAATACATCAGGTTTATACTTACTTTTCTGAtccaaaatatattgttattggCCTCTGA